In Phycodurus eques isolate BA_2022a chromosome 10, UOR_Pequ_1.1, whole genome shotgun sequence, a genomic segment contains:
- the otop1 gene encoding proton channel OTOP1, with the protein MSPTMMEHNSLDVMCLNKYCNSSSSSSSSENDKKIWTKLKLNLAEDYPRKNAEILSGQYGTNVLLIGAALMLALAHHSPSVKEDQLLSFVTSLMILQLVWMLWYMLVRSRNKNTRTEKDVHATTCWIRGGLTLLALLSMIMDVFRIGYYVGYQSCVSAVLGVYPVIHASHTIAQVHFLWFHIKDVIKSFETFERFGVIHAVFTNLLLWSNGVMSEAEHFLNNHKRRLSALGYGNLTIVHTEPLCNCTTSTCAMFSSSLYYLYPFNIEYHIFVSAMLFVMWKNIGRTIDLSSNQKRLATKTQGLTLGPILGLVALASTIGILVVYITHVEGSVQTRRSAISMFYIYGIVILVLMCSACASGLLIYRADHIPPDTSKNPSRQLDTELLFGSSIGSWFMSWCSIVAVLGAKSSPPYRWTNLIYSLLVVLEKCIQNLFIIESLYRRQDDAGRGDPELVASPEIFSVTSSLAPPYNGIFNRAYDTPDRACVAMENEQEESRQVYKCPRKPSEVPMAFGNQVVNTANIKRQILKNISVFLIMCNISLWILPAFGCRPQYENGLEQEAFGFSIWTTTLNFAVPLNLFYRMHSVASLFEVFRRV; encoded by the exons ATGTCTCCCACCATGATGGAGCACAACAGCTTGGATGTCATGTGTCTGAATAAATACTGCAACAGCTCCTCGTCGTCGTCCAGCTCTGAGAACGACAAAAAGATTTGGACCAAGTTGAAGCTGAATTTGGCCGAGGACTACCCGAGGAAGAACGCAGAGATCCTGAGCGGACAATACGGGACCAATGTGCTGTTGATCGGAGCGGCGCTCATGCTGGCCCTGGCCCACCATAGCCCATCTGTCAAGGAGGACCAACTGCTGTCCTTCGTTACCTCCCTCATGATCCTCCAGCTCGTCTGGATGCTGTGGTACATGCTAGTCCGGAGCAGAAACAAGAATACACGCACAGAGAAGGATGTTCATGCCACCACATGCTGGATCAGAG GTGGTTTGACTCTTCTTGCACTCCTCTCGATGATTATGGACGTGTTCCGAATCGGATATTATGTCGGGTATCAATCTTGTGTGTCGGCTGTTCTCGGGGTGTATCCTGTCATCCATGCAAGTCACACCATAGCACAG GTACACTTTCTCTGGTTTCACATCAAGGATGTCATCAAGAGTTTTGAAACATTTGAGAG ATTTGGTGTAATTCATGCAGTCTTTACCAACCTCCTCCTGTGGTCCAATGGTGTGATGTCAGAAGCTGAGCACTTCTTGAACAACCATAAGAGAAGGCTTTCTGCTCTGGGCTATGGAAACCTCACTATAG TTCACACTGAACCTCTCTGTAACTGCACCACCAGCACTTGTGCCATGTTCTCCAGCAGCCTCTACTATCTCTACCCCTTCAACATTGAATACCACATTTTTGTCTCCGCCATGCTCTTTGTCATGTGGAAGAACATTGGAAGGACCATTGACCTTTCTTCAAATCAGAAACGGCTAGCTACTAAAACTCAAGGATTGACCCTGGGCCCCATTCTCGGTCTAGTTGCCCTCGCCAGCACCATCGGGATTTTGGTGGTTTATATAACACATGTGGAAGGTTCAGTTCAAACGCGGCGGTCAGCCATTTCCATGTTCTACATCTATGGCATCGTCATCCTGGTGTTAATGTGCTCTGCATGTGCATCAGGTTTGCTTATATACCGAGCAGATCACATCCCACCGGACACCTCAAAGAACCCCTCAAGACAGCTGGACACGGAGCTGCTTTTTGGATCATCTATTGGGTCCTGGTTCATGTCTTGGTGCAGCATAGTAGCCGTGCTGGGAGCCAAAAGCAGTCCCCCTTACCGCTGGACCAATTTGATTTATTCTTTGCTTGTTGTGTTGGAGAAGTGCATCCAGAACCTTTTCATCATAGAGTCCCTCTACCGCCGGCAGGACGATGCTGGGCGGGGTGACCCCGAATTAGTGGCTTCACCAGAAATCTTCTCAGTGACTTCCTCTTTGGCTCCACCTTACAATGGCATCTTCAACCGCGCCTATGACACACCAGACAGGGCTTGTGTCGCCATGGAAAATGAGCAGGAAGAGAGTAGACAAGTGTACAAATGTCCTAGGAAACCATCGGAGGTGCCAATGGCTTTTGGAAACCAAGTGGTAAACACCGCAAATATCAAGAGGCAAATCCTGAAGAACATCTCTGTCTTCTTGATTATGTGCAACATCTCG CTGTGGATCCTCCCCGCCTTTGGCTGTCGGCCGCAGTACGAAAATGGGTTGGAACAGGAGGCGTTTGGTTTCAGCATATGGACTACAACTCTCAATTTTGCGGTTCCTCTAAACCTTTTCTACCGCATGCACTCGGTTGCTTCTCTATTTGAGGTCTTTCGCCGCGTCTGA